The DNA segment TGATGGCGGTATCCACCGCGGCACGTTCCCATCGCTGGCGAGTGCTTCGTCGCTCGCCGACATTCTGGGTGGGCGGATTCCTCGTGCTCATGTGGGTCGTGTTCACCATCTTCGGCGACTTCGTCACCCCATACGAACCTCAGGGCAGCCCACAGGACATCCTCAATCGGCTCCAACCTCCTTCGTCGGAACACTGGTTCGGCACCGACGATCTCTGGCGCGACGTGCTCTCCCGGGTTCTCGCCGGCGCTCGCCAGGTACTGACCATCGCATTGGCGGCCACGCTCATCGGCACTGTGTTGGGAACGGCGATCGGCCTGGTGATCGGCATCGCGCTCGCCGGCACCAAGGGCGTGGTGGTCGAGGTCAATTCCGAGACCGATTTCGTCGCCCGCAACGATCTGTTCCAGGGGCTGGTGAAACTGATCGCGCAGGTCGCGCTCGCGATGCCGGCCGAAGTCCGGCAGGCGGTCGAGAACGCCAAGGCCGCGCAGCCGGCCTGGGCGGCGACGAACCCGCAGCGGCGCGCCCGCGTCATGATGACGTTCGTCCAGCTGCTGCACCGCGACATGGGGCCCGTCTCGCGCTACCTCGGTCCGTGGGTTCCGGAGCCGCAGCTGTGGCAGGACCCCGTACCCGACGTCGATCACGAGCTGATCGACGACGAGGACATCGCCGGACTCAAGGAGAAGCTCCTCGCGTCGGGGCTGTCCATCACCCAACTGGTCTTCACCGCCTGGGCGTCTGCGGCCAGCTTCCGCGGCACCGACAAGCGTGGCGGAGCCAACGGGGCACGGATCCGCCTCGCGCCACAGAAGGACTGGGAGGCCAACGACCCAGCGGAGCTCGCCAACGTCCTGGCAACCCTCGAGGAGATCCAGCAGGACTTCAACAGTGCACGGTCCGGAGGGAAGAAGGTCTCGCTCGCCGACCTGATCGTCCTGGGCGGGTGCGCGGCCGTCGAGCAGGCAGCCAAGGACGCCGGGCACGACGTCACGGTCCCGTTCGCGCCGGGGCGCACCGACGCCTCGCAGGAGCAGACCGACGTCGAGTCCTTCGAGGTGCTCGAGCCGCGAGCCGACGGCTTCCGCAACTACCTCCGAGCCGGCGAGAAGCTGTCCCCGGAGACCCTGCTTCTGGACCGGGCGAACCTGCTCACGTTGACCGCTCCCGAGATGACAGTGCTCATCGGAGGCATGCGCGTCCTGAACGCCAACTCCGGGCGAGCCGAGCACGGCGTCGTCACCGACCGTCCCGGAACGCTGACGAACGACTTCTTCGTGAACCTGCTCCACATGGGCACGGAGTGGAAGGCGTCGGAGGCGACCGAGAACGTGTACGAGGGTCGCGATCGCACGACGGGTGAGGTCAAGTGGACCGCAACCGCCGTCGACCTCGTCTTCGGTTCGAACTCCCAGCTGCGAGCGATCTCGGAGGTCTACGCGCAGGACGACTCGAAGGAGAAGTTCGTGCGCGACTTCGTCGCCGCCTGGGACAAGGTCATGACCCTCGATCGCTTCGACCTCGACTGATCGCTCGTGCCCGGCCCGGAGGAGACCACGCATGGCCGAGACCGATCTGCCGGAGCCGACCGAGGAGGACGAGCGACGGGCCCTCGAGCTGTACCGGTTGGTCGAGGACAACGTCCTGCGCGCCACGTCGCCAGGCGATGAGCGCTGCGGCAACTGCCAGTACTACCTCAACCCCGGCGAGAAGCTGTCCTACTGCTGGCACCCCAAGCTCCGCATCCTGGTCGATGCCGACTGGTGGTGCCAGTGGTGGGAGCAGATCCCCGAGGGGTAAGTCCGGTACCTGAGGTGGTCAGACGCGGGTGATGGGGATGCGACAGCCGGCGCTCCACGGGGCGTGTCTGCAGGTTCGACACTCGCAAGGGATTCCCTGCCGTCCCGTACGCTCCTGGCGTGTCCCGCGTCCACCTCGATCACGCCTCCACCTGGCCGCTGCGCCCCGAGTCAGCCGCGGCGTACCGCGACGCGGCCGCGGTGGCCTGGGCCGACCCTTCCCGCGGGTACCGCGAGGCCCGCGCTGCTCGCGACCTCCTCGACCGCGCCACCGAGACCGCGACCGACACGCTCGGGGCGACGGACGGGATCGTGTGGACCGCATCGGGTACCGAAGCGATCCACCTGGCGGTCCTCGGATCGGCGCGCGCGGCGGTGCGGCGTGGCGACCCCCGGCGGCACGTCGTCACGAGTGCGGTCGAGCACTCCGCGGTCCTGGGTGCGTGCGAGCGACTCCACGACGAGCACGGCTTCGACCTCACCGTGGTGGACGCCACCGCGTCCGGGGAGGTCGACGCCGAGGCGGTCATCGCTGCGCTTCGCCCTGACACCCTCGCGGTCCACCTCCAGCACGCGAACCACGAGGTGGGCGCCATCCAGCCCACGCACGAGGTGGGCGTGGCCTGCCGTGAGCGGGGCGCGCTGTTGCACGTCGACGCTTGTCAGACGGTGGGCCAGCTCGGAGTGACGTTGGGCCAGCTCGGAGCGGACCTGCTGTCCGCCTCCGCGGTGAAGTTCGGCGGTCCGAGTGGCGTTGGTCTGCTGGCGATCGGTGAGCGCGGCCGCGTTCGCGCGCTCCTCGACGGCGACGACCGCCAGCGCCGTCGTCGGTCGGGTCTCGAGCCGGTTCCGGCGATCGCCGCGTCCGCCGTCGCGCTCGCCGTGGCGACCGCGAACCTCGACACCGAACGGTCGCACCGCGAGCTGCTGCGGAGGCGCCTGCGTGAGCTGCTCCCCCGACGCGTTGCCGACCTGCAGGTCCACGGGCCACTGGCGGACGCCCACCCCGGGATCGTGGCCGTCTCGGCGCTGTACGTCGAGGGCGAGGCGCTGGTAACCGAGCTCGATGCCGCCGGCTTCGCGGTCCACTCCGGCTCGTCGTGCGCCACGACCTCGGGGGAGCCGTCGCACGTCCTCGTCGCCATGGGCGCGCTGACGCACGGCCACGTCCGGGTGAGCGTCGGTCCGTCGAACTCCGAGGACGACATCGAAGCCTTCGTCGAGGCGTTCGTCGAGACCGTCACCCGCCTACGTGAGACGGCGGGGGTCGGGCGGTGACCGCGGACCACGCCGACCACGTCGTGGACGCCCTGGGGCGGGCGTGCCCGATCCCGGTCATCGAACTCGCCAAGGTGGTCGAGACCGCGGCGATCGGCGACATCGTGGAGGTGCTCAGCGACGACCCGGCGTCGAAGGTCGACGTGCCGGTGTGGTGTCGCATGCGAGGTCAGCGGTTCCTGTCCCAGACCGAACGCCCCGATGGCGGCTGGGCCTTCCGGGTCACGAAGCTGCGTTGACCTCGGGGCGCCGCGGCAGGCTCAGCGCCAGGATCAGCGTCCCCGTTGCCCCGAGCAACGCGACGAACCCCGTGCCCGGCTCGAGACGGGAAGCGAAACCGAGCGCCGCAACCTGCTCCTGCGATGACATCAACAGCAGGAGATCGGCGACGATCTGCCCGACGAAGCCCACCGCGAGCGGCGTCGCGATGGCCACCGCCACTGCCCACGGCCGGCTCGTGGCCGCGGCGGCGATGACCAACAGTGCCGTCACGATGACGAGCAGGTTGACCTGGCCTTCCGCCGTCGTGGGCGCGAGCTCGATGCGGTACGCCAAGGTCCCGAGAGGAGGGAACTGCTCGAGTGGGGGCAGCCGCACGACGAGGCTGGCCCAGGTCGCCACCATCCCTCCCGCGATCACGATCCAGCCGCGCACGTCGGGCACCGCTTGGAACAGCGTCACCTCCGTCTGATCACGCAGGGCCAGGAGCGCGACGACACCCAAGGCGACGACCGACACGAACGTGACGAGGGTCAGCCACATCCAGAGGTCCGCGTGCCCGAGCATGTGGAGCAGTCCCACGACGCCGGGGATGGTCAAGGCGCCGATCGCAGCGAGCAGCCCGAGACCGATCCTGACCCGCGATGTGGCCGCCGACCACGTCAGCGCGACCGCCGTGACGAGCAGCGCCAGGTGGAGCAGGGACAGCGCGGCGGTCGTGGCCAGCACCGTGCCAGGGCCGGGCTCGGTTGCCGTCAGGATCGCGTGGATGTCGAGGGCCGCACGCACCAGGACGACTGGGAGACCCAGCAGCCGGACGAACCTGATCTTCTCGTCCGTGGTCATCTCCGGCATCTCGGACGCGCAGTGTGCCCGCACGTGTCCCGCGACGTGACTAGCTTCGACTCCCCGAGCCCATGACCGGAGAGCGAGCCGTGGTCGACAGCACGATGCAGAACTACCCACTGACCTTGACCCAGATCCTGCGGCACGGCGCCAAGGTCCACGGACAGAGCGAGGTCGTCACGTGGAAGGGCGACCACGCGGAGCGCGTCACGTTCGCCGACACCTACGAGCGCATCGAGCGCGCCGCGAAGGCGCTCGAGAAGCTCGGTGTCGGCCAGGGCGACGTGGTCGCGACGTTCATGTGGAACGACCAGGCGCACACGGAGCTGTACTTCGCCGTGCCCTGCATGGGCGCAGCGCTGCACACGCTCAACATCCGCCTCTTCCCCGAGCAGCTCGCGTACGTGATCAACCACGCCGAGGACAAGGTCATCATCGTCAACGACTCACTCGTGCCGCTGCTGGCGCGGGTCAAGGACGAGCTCACGACGGTCGAGACGTTCGTCGTCGTGGGCGACGGTGATGCCTCACCGCTGGGCGACGACGTGCTGCGCTACGAGGAGCTCATCGAGGTCGAGACCCCCGGCTATGACTGGCCCGACCTCGACGAGAACACCGGTGCGACCATCTGTTACACCTCCGGGACGACGGGCAACCCCAAAGGGGTCGTCTACAGCCACCGCTCCCAGTGGACCCACACCTTCGGAGCCATCGCCGGCGGCTTGAAGGTCAGCGACAACGACCGCTGCCTGGTCATCGTCCCGCAGTTCCACGCCAACGCGTGGGGCCTCATCTACATCTGCTGGGCTGCCGGCGCGGACATCCAGCAGCCGTCGATGTTCCTGCAGCCCGAGCCACTCGCGGCGTTCATCGCGGAGGCGCAGCCGACCTTCGCCGCGGCCGTCCCGACAGTCTGGAACGGACTGCTGCAGTACGGGGCGCAGGCGGAGATCGACCTCGGCTCGCTCCGTGAGGTCGTTGTGGGTGGTGCCGCGGTGCCGCGCTCCATGATCGAGGCGTTCAAGGAGCGCTACGACGTCGAGATCCTGCAGGGCTGGGGTATGACCGAGATGAACCCTCTCGGCACGCTCGCCCACCCCCCCCGCGGCGTCGAGGACTGGGAGGAACAGATCGACTGGCGGACCAAGGCCGGACGCATCGTCGCCGGCGTCGACATGCGACTGATCGACGACCATGGAGACGAGGTGCCGTGGGACGGCAAATCGATCGGGGAGGTCGAGGTGCGCGGACCTTGGATCACCGCGAGCTACTTCAAGATCGAGGACGACGAGAAGTTCCACGACGGCTGGCTCCGCACCGGCGACGTCGGCGTCATCGACGGACGCGGCTACATGCAGATCGTCGACCGCTCGAAGGACGTCATCAAGTCCGGTGGTGAGTGGATCAGCTCGGTCGATCTCGAGAACGAGCTCATGGCGCACCAAGAGGTCCTCGAGGCGGCCGTGATCGGCGTGCCGGACGAGAGGTGGACCGAACGCCCCCTCGCCGTGGTCGCGACCGGCGACGTGAGCCAGCTCACACCTGCGGAACTCGCGATGTTCCTCGAGGACCGCGTCGCCAAGTGGTGGGTCCCGGAGCGCTGGGCGTTCGTCGACGAGATCCCCAAGACGAGCGTCGGGAAGTTCGACAAGAAGGTCCTGCGCGCGCGTCACGAGGAGGGCTCGCTGGAGGTCCACACGATCGCGAAGGAGGGCTTCGAGGGGAGCTGATCACGTCACCTCCTCGGCCTCGATGGGGTCGGTGAGCTGCAGCGTGCGGTGGCGCTCGCGCCCGGTGCCGAGCTGCTCGACGTCCCACCCGCCGTGGTGCAGCAGCGCCGCCAGCAGCCGCCGACGCAGCCCGAGCTGCTCGGCGGCACGGTCGAGATCGGCCGCGGTCGGAGTCGGTACGCCCCGCTCCCTCAGACCGTCCAGGTCCGGCCACGGCAGCGGCTCGTCCGTGGGATCGATGTACGCCTTCTCCATCGTGGCGAGGTACTCGGTCACGGCGCGACGGACCGGTAGCACCGCGGTGCGGTCCATCGCACCGTCGGCCCGCCCGGCGAGCAGCGTGAGGGCGTCGTCGAGCGCGACGATGCTGGCGGTCAGACCGGTGTGTCGCTCGAGCGACCGGAAGTAGAACAGCAGCGGGTAGGCGAGGTGACGTTCCGCCTGACCCACGATGCGTGGAGCCAACGCGATCAGGTGTAGATCGAGCTGCCCGAAGCCCGACCCATCCCAGGCGCGTTCGATGATGCTGTGTGACGTATGGCCGAGCGTTGAGATGTAGCCGGCGGTCTCGCGGGCGTTGACGACGGCGGACACGATGGGCAGGACGTAGGCGATCGAGAGGCTGATCAGCGCGAGGCCTGATGCGGCTGCCAGCAGCTCGACGAGGCGCCACCACCCGGTCACCTCGACGCCGCTCGAACCCAGCCCGATCACGGTCGCCCCGCCGACGTACAGCCGGTCTCCGAGCGTCCCTGGACCCTCACGGGCCACGTGGGTGATGGCGTCGGGGCTGAACACCAGCGTCCAGCCCACGACGAGCAGGACCAGCCACATCGTCAGGATGCTGAAGAGGATCACGGGACCGGCGACCTGCAGGATGCGCCGGTTCGGCACCCGGCGGTGCAACCGCAGCGCCACGGCCCAGATGGCCTGCGCCAGGCGACCGGTGAGCGGTCCGCTGCCGCCGCTCACGGCGACCGTCGTCGACACGAGGTCAACGAGGACGGCCGCGAGCACGGCCGTTCCGAGGGCGATGGTGAGCGCTTCCACGCCACCACGTTGCCCCGCCTCGAGCGTGGTCGACCGACGTGCACCCGTCCGAACGGGGCCGCAACTGCTCGACGGTTCCCCGCTACCCCCCCGGATGCCGCAAGGTTGAACCGCTGAACCTGGCTGGCGGGTTCAACGGTTCAGCCTTCTGGTTGGCCCCGTCAGCCGCCGATGTAGCTCATCTCGACCTTCGGCAGGTCGCGACGCGCACCCGCGCGCAGCTCGCTGTAGCGGTCGGTGCGGCGCTCCCACGTGTCGCGGATGCGGGTCTCGAGGTCGGCGTCCGACGCGCCGTCGCGCAGCGGAGCGCGCAGGTCGTGTCCGTCGACGCCGAACAGACAGGTGTAGAGCTCGCCGATGGCACTCAGGCGAGCGCGGCTGCACGTGCGACAGAACGGCCGGGTGACGCTCGCGATCACCCCCACCTCACCGCTGCCATCGGTGTAGCGATAACGCTCCGCCACCTGTCCTCCGGGACCGGGCTCGATGGGTTCGACCGGCCAGTTCCGCGCGATGGTGGCGAGCATCACGTCGGCGCTGAGCACCTCGTCGGGGTTCCAGCCGTTGGTCGAGCCGACGTCCATGTACTCGATGAAACGGACGATCACGCCCCGCTCCCGGCCCCAAGCCGCGAGGGGAACGATCTCGTTGTCGTTCGGGCCGCGCTTGACGACCGCGTTGACCTTGACCGGGACGAGTCCCGCCTCGATGGCCGCGTCGATGCCCTCGAGCACCACCTCGACCGGCAGGTGCGTGTCGGACACCTCCCGGAAGGTACGGTCGTCGAGCGCGTCGAGGCTGACGGTCACCCGGCCAAGGCCGGCCGCTGCCAGCGGCTCCGCGAGGTAGGGCAACAGCGAGCCGTTGGTCGTGAGCGCGAGATCCTCGATGCCGTCGATGGCCGCGAGCATGGCGACGAGGTCCGGCAAGCCCTTGCGAAGGGTCGGTTCTCCCCCGGTGAGCCTGACCTTGGTCACCCCCAGACCGGCGAAGATCCGCACGAGCCGGTCGATCTCCTCGAAGCTCAACAGTTCGTCCCGCGGCACGAACGCGAAGTCAGGGCCGAACCGCTCACGCGGCATGCAGTACCGGCAGCGGAAGTTGCACCGGTCGGTCACCGAGACACGCAGGTCGGTCAGCGGCCGGGCGAGGCGATCGCGGGGTGGGGCGCTCATGGTGCCAAGCCTACGCCCCCGCCCCCGAGTCACGCGCGGTCCCGTCGGTGTACCGGTCCTCTCGGTCATGACCGAGCAGAGCGGTACACGGACGCGTGACACGCCCCGCCGGACTCGTGCGTGTGGTTGGGTGGAGGGTCCGTGGCGCAAGGGGGTTGGTGAGCGGGGCGATGCCGGAGGCGGCCGCGGCGTTCTGCGCCGCTGAGTACCCACGCCTGGTAGGTGGCCTCGCCCTGTACGTCGGTGACGTGCACGTCGCCGAGGAGTTCGCCCAGGAGGCGCTCCTGCGAGCGTGCCGGCGGTGGGAGTACGTGTCCGGTCTCGAGTCGCCGGGCGGCTGGACATGGCGGGTGGCACTCAACCTCGCGAACAGCGCGTTCCGGCGTCGGGGCGCAGAGCGGCGTGCCCAGGCCCGGCGCCCCGCCGATGCCACCATCCACATCGACGCTGATCCCGCGGAAGCGACCGCGGTCCGTCGCGCGGTCGCGGCCCTCCCCCAGCGCCAGCGCACCGCACTCGTGCTGCGCTACGGCCGTGACGTTCGACATCTGGGAGCCGTGAACCCGTCGATGTAGGTGTTCTGGTGCGATACGGCACCGGATCGCGTACATCGACTCGATCGACGCCCTTCACGCCCGAACGCCGCCGTCGCCGTGGACTACGCCACACAACGCGGGACGGGAGCCCCAGAGGGCTCCCGTCACCGTGAAGCGGAACGAGTCAGAACGTGGCGCTGTCGCCGCAGGCGCAGGTGCCGGAGGCGTTGGGGTTCTCGATCGCGAACCCGGAGGCCTCGAGCGTCTCCTTCCAGTCGATGACGCTGCCCTGGATGTAGGGCGAGCTCATCTTGTCGACGCGGATGGTCACGCCGTGGTGGCTCTCGACCACGTCGCCGTCGAGCTGACGGTCGTCGAAGAAGAGGGCGTAGCGGAAGCCGGCGCAGCCGCCCGCCTGCACGGCGACGCGCAGCGCGACCTCGGAGGCGTCGGGTTCGTCGGCGAGGAAGCCGCTGACCTTCTCGGCCGCCTTCTCGGTGAGGGTGATGACCGACGTCGACTCTGCCGCGGTGTCAGCGGGGGTCGGGGCGAGGGCCTCGGCCTGCGTGGGTGGGGTCACAGCTTCACTCCTGCGGTCTCGTGCATCGGTCTGTACGGCTGACATGTTCTGACATGTACCCGGGGGCTCAACCGTCGACGCCCCGTGAACAAGGTGAGTGTACCGGAGCGTGTTCCGCCTCTCACGAGCCTCGCCCGGCCACCCGTTCCGCGAGCCTCTCGGCGGCCGCGGCGACCTCCGCAGCGGGATCGTCACCTGGCCCTCCCGGAGCCGACCGCTCGAGGTCGCTGATCCACGACGGGGCGTCATCGCCCCGCCCGACGACGACGTAGACCCGCGCCCCGGCCTCCTCAGCGCGCTTGCGCACCTCGTCGAGGACCTTGCCCTCGCCGGTCGTGGCGTCGAGACGGCCCTCGCCGGTGACGATCGCCTCTGCGCCCTCGAGCCGCGCCGACAGCTCCACCAGGTCCGCGACGCGCGCAGCGCCCGACACGAGTTCGCCGCCGAGGCCGACTGCGAGTCCGTAGGCGAGACCACCCGCGGCCCCCGTCCCCGGCGCCTCGCGCAGGGATGGATCGGCGCCGAGGTCGCGTTCGGCCACGTCGGCCCAGCGCCGCAAGCCGCGCGCCAGTCCGGGGATTTCGTCAGGCAAAGCTCCCTTCTGTGGCGCGAACACCTCGGCGGCGCGGCTCAGCGGTGTCGTGACGTCCGACCACAGCTCGACAGGGAGGTCCTTCCACGCAGCATCCAGCGACCCGCGCTCGGTGGTCGCGAGCTCGGTGAGGTGGCGGCCGCCGACCTTGAGTCCGTTGCCGTCCTCGCGCAGCGGCCGCAGTCCCAGCGCCGTCAGCGCCCCGACCCCCCCGTCGACTGTCGCGGAGCCGCCCAACCCGACAACGATCCTCGACGCACCCTGCTGACGCGCGGCCTCGAGCAACTGACCCACGCCGTAGGTCGTCGCGCGGGAGGGATCGCGCTGGTCCTCGGGTACGAGAGCCAGCCCGCAGGCCTGTGCCGACTCGAGGAGCGCCGTGCCGTCGTCGAGCAGTCGCCATCGGGCCGTGACGGGGGTCGTGAGAGGTCCAGCCACCTCCGATTGGTGGATCTCACCGTCCACCAGGACATCGAGGAGGCCCTCTCCCCCGTCCGAGAGCGCCATCGTGACGACCTCGTCGTCGGGACGAGCGCGGAGCCAGCCGTCGGTCATCGCGGCTCCTGCCTGCCGAGCGGTGAGCGTCCCTCCGAACGAGTCGGGAGCGATCACGACGCGCACGGGAGCTCCTGAGAGGGCGGGACCGGAAGTGCCAGCCTACCGATGGGTCTGGTACGCTGACGTTCTTGTCGAGATGACAATAACTGGTTCTCGATCACTCCGTCCCAGTCGCTCGAAGGTGGGTCCGCCAGGCTCGGACCTCGGATCGGTACCCCGATGACGACCGCACCGACACCCGCGATCGAACAGCCGACCGCGCTCACGCCGACCATCCCGCCGGAGTCACCCCTGCTACTGCTCGGCCGCCGCAGCGACCCGGCGAGCGAGCGAGGCGTGCTCTGCCCCGGCGACCTGCCCTCCCCGTCGGACCCCGGTCTGGTCGATCGGGCGACCCGGGCGCGGACGCTCCTCGGTGATCGCGTGGCGGTGCTCGGGCACCACTACCAGCGGGACGAGGTCATCCGGTTCGCTGATTCGCGCGGTGATTCCTTCGCACTCGCGCGCTTCGCCGCCGAGGCGGATGCCCCCTACATCATCTTCTGCGGTGTGCACTTCATGGCCGAGTCGGCATCCATCCTCGCCCGCGACGACCAGACCGTCATCCTCCCGGACCTGGCGGCTGGTTGCTCGATGGCGGACATGGCCGAGAGCCACCAGGTCGTCGACGCCTGGGAGCGGCTCCTCCGGGCCGGCGTGGCGGACCGGACCGTGCCGCTGACCTACATGAACTCGACCGCGGCCATCAAGGCCTTCACCGGCGAGCACGGCGGCGCCGTCTGCACCTCGTCCAACGCCGCCCGGGCGATGACCTGGGCGTTCGACGAGGCCGGGCCGGACGGCAAGGTGCTGTTCCTGCCCGATCAGCACCTGGGCCGCAACACCGCCGTCCTGGGCCTGGGACTCGACCTCGACGACTGCGTCGTCTACGACCCCTGGAAGTCCGACGGCGGCCTGACCGACGACGAGGTCCGCCGCGCACGGGTGATCCTGTGGAAGGGCCACTGCTCGGTCCACCAGCGCTTCGTGCCGCACATGGTCCACGCGGTGCGCGAGCGCGTGCCCGGGGTCGAGGTCCTCGCCCACCCCGAGTGCCGTCATGACGTGGTGCTCCAAGCGGATCGCGTCGGCTCGACCAGCCAGATCATGCGGTGGGTCGAGGCCGCCCCGCCTGGCGCCCGGATCGCCATCGCGACCGAGCTGAACCTCGTTCGGCGCATCGCCGAGGAGCACCCCGACAAGGACGTCGTGTTCCTCGACGACACCGTCTGCTTCTGCGCCACGATGAACCGCATCGACCTGCCGCACCTCACGTGGGCGATGGAGGAGCTCCTCGCCGGGAACGTCGTCAACGAGGTCCGCGTCGACGAGGACACCCGCAAGTGGTCGGGCGTCGCGCTCGAGCGGATGCTCGCCCTCCCGGGCGACGGTGCTCGTTAGGGCGGTCACCCGGCGTGCGAACGTGTCCGTCGGCCGTGGGTGATCGATCCCATCGGTAGCGTCACCGGGACTCCGACGAGGGGACCGTCCGTGGATGCCGCGCTCGCGGTCGTCAACCCGGAGGCCGGGGGCTACGACGAGGACGAGATCGATGCGATCGTCGCGGCGCTACGAGACGTCGGCGAGGTGGAGTTGGTCCACACGACCTCGCCCCGCGAACTCGAACGTGCGCTTGAAGGGCTCGATGGACGACGGCTCGTGATCGCCGGCGGAGACGGCAGCCTCCACGCGGCAGCAGCGGCGCTCGACCGCCTCGCTCTGCTCGACTCGACTTCGGTGGCCGTCATCCCTCTCGGAACCGGCAACGACTTCGCCGGAGGGTTGGGCCTCGCGTCGGGGCTCGATGCGGCGGAGGCACTCGCGCAGGGCGTCGAGGAGCGCACCTTCGACCTCGTCCGGACCGACGATGCGATCGTCGTGAACGCGGCGCACGCCGGCATCGGGGCCGTGGCCGCCGAGAAGGCGACAACGCTGAAGCAGGTCCTCGGCGACGCGGCCTACAAGGCCGGGGCGCTGATCGCCGGAGTGGGCGCCGGCCCCTGGCGGCTCACCGTCACGGTCGACGACCGAGAACTGTGGCCCGAAGAGGGTGACGCCGCCGTGCTCGTCGCCATCGCCAACGGCTCGAGCGTCGGGGGTGGGACGGCGCTGCTGCCGCATGCCCGCC comes from the Actinomycetota bacterium genome and includes:
- a CDS encoding long-chain fatty acid--CoA ligase, producing the protein MQNYPLTLTQILRHGAKVHGQSEVVTWKGDHAERVTFADTYERIERAAKALEKLGVGQGDVVATFMWNDQAHTELYFAVPCMGAALHTLNIRLFPEQLAYVINHAEDKVIIVNDSLVPLLARVKDELTTVETFVVVGDGDASPLGDDVLRYEELIEVETPGYDWPDLDENTGATICYTSGTTGNPKGVVYSHRSQWTHTFGAIAGGLKVSDNDRCLVIVPQFHANAWGLIYICWAAGADIQQPSMFLQPEPLAAFIAEAQPTFAAAVPTVWNGLLQYGAQAEIDLGSLREVVVGGAAVPRSMIEAFKERYDVEILQGWGMTEMNPLGTLAHPPRGVEDWEEQIDWRTKAGRIVAGVDMRLIDDHGDEVPWDGKSIGEVEVRGPWITASYFKIEDDEKFHDGWLRTGDVGVIDGRGYMQIVDRSKDVIKSGGEWISSVDLENELMAHQEVLEAAVIGVPDERWTERPLAVVATGDVSQLTPAELAMFLEDRVAKWWVPERWAFVDEIPKTSVGKFDKKVLRARHEEGSLEVHTIAKEGFEGS
- the moaA gene encoding GTP 3',8-cyclase MoaA, whose protein sequence is MSAPPRDRLARPLTDLRVSVTDRCNFRCRYCMPRERFGPDFAFVPRDELLSFEEIDRLVRIFAGLGVTKVRLTGGEPTLRKGLPDLVAMLAAIDGIEDLALTTNGSLLPYLAEPLAAAGLGRVTVSLDALDDRTFREVSDTHLPVEVVLEGIDAAIEAGLVPVKVNAVVKRGPNDNEIVPLAAWGRERGVIVRFIEYMDVGSTNGWNPDEVLSADVMLATIARNWPVEPIEPGPGGQVAERYRYTDGSGEVGVIASVTRPFCRTCSRARLSAIGELYTCLFGVDGHDLRAPLRDGASDADLETRIRDTWERRTDRYSELRAGARRDLPKVEMSYIGG
- a CDS encoding iron-sulfur cluster assembly accessory protein, with translation MSAVQTDARDRRSEAVTPPTQAEALAPTPADTAAESTSVITLTEKAAEKVSGFLADEPDASEVALRVAVQAGGCAGFRYALFFDDRQLDGDVVESHHGVTIRVDKMSSPYIQGSVIDWKETLEASGFAIENPNASGTCACGDSATF
- a CDS encoding glycerate kinase; this translates as MRVVIAPDSFGGTLTARQAGAAMTDGWLRARPDDEVVTMALSDGGEGLLDVLVDGEIHQSEVAGPLTTPVTARWRLLDDGTALLESAQACGLALVPEDQRDPSRATTYGVGQLLEAARQQGASRIVVGLGGSATVDGGVGALTALGLRPLREDGNGLKVGGRHLTELATTERGSLDAAWKDLPVELWSDVTTPLSRAAEVFAPQKGALPDEIPGLARGLRRWADVAERDLGADPSLREAPGTGAAGGLAYGLAVGLGGELVSGAARVADLVELSARLEGAEAIVTGEGRLDATTGEGKVLDEVRKRAEEAGARVYVVVGRGDDAPSWISDLERSAPGGPGDDPAAEVAAAAERLAERVAGRGS
- the nadA gene encoding quinolinate synthase NadA, with product MTTAPTPAIEQPTALTPTIPPESPLLLLGRRSDPASERGVLCPGDLPSPSDPGLVDRATRARTLLGDRVAVLGHHYQRDEVIRFADSRGDSFALARFAAEADAPYIIFCGVHFMAESASILARDDQTVILPDLAAGCSMADMAESHQVVDAWERLLRAGVADRTVPLTYMNSTAAIKAFTGEHGGAVCTSSNAARAMTWAFDEAGPDGKVLFLPDQHLGRNTAVLGLGLDLDDCVVYDPWKSDGGLTDDEVRRARVILWKGHCSVHQRFVPHMVHAVRERVPGVEVLAHPECRHDVVLQADRVGSTSQIMRWVEAAPPGARIAIATELNLVRRIAEEHPDKDVVFLDDTVCFCATMNRIDLPHLTWAMEELLAGNVVNEVRVDEDTRKWSGVALERMLALPGDGAR
- a CDS encoding SigE family RNA polymerase sigma factor; the encoded protein is MSGAMPEAAAAFCAAEYPRLVGGLALYVGDVHVAEEFAQEALLRACRRWEYVSGLESPGGWTWRVALNLANSAFRRRGAERRAQARRPADATIHIDADPAEATAVRRAVAALPQRQRTALVLRYGRDVRHLGAVNPSM
- a CDS encoding aldehyde dehydrogenase family protein, which encodes MAVSTAARSHRWRVLRRSPTFWVGGFLVLMWVVFTIFGDFVTPYEPQGSPQDILNRLQPPSSEHWFGTDDLWRDVLSRVLAGARQVLTIALAATLIGTVLGTAIGLVIGIALAGTKGVVVEVNSETDFVARNDLFQGLVKLIAQVALAMPAEVRQAVENAKAAQPAWAATNPQRRARVMMTFVQLLHRDMGPVSRYLGPWVPEPQLWQDPVPDVDHELIDDEDIAGLKEKLLASGLSITQLVFTAWASAASFRGTDKRGGANGARIRLAPQKDWEANDPAELANVLATLEEIQQDFNSARSGGKKVSLADLIVLGGCAAVEQAAKDAGHDVTVPFAPGRTDASQEQTDVESFEVLEPRADGFRNYLRAGEKLSPETLLLDRANLLTLTAPEMTVLIGGMRVLNANSGRAEHGVVTDRPGTLTNDFFVNLLHMGTEWKASEATENVYEGRDRTTGEVKWTATAVDLVFGSNSQLRAISEVYAQDDSKEKFVRDFVAAWDKVMTLDRFDLD
- a CDS encoding sulfurtransferase TusA family protein, whose product is MTADHADHVVDALGRACPIPVIELAKVVETAAIGDIVEVLSDDPASKVDVPVWCRMRGQRFLSQTERPDGGWAFRVTKLR
- a CDS encoding aminotransferase class V-fold PLP-dependent enzyme, whose protein sequence is MSRVHLDHASTWPLRPESAAAYRDAAAVAWADPSRGYREARAARDLLDRATETATDTLGATDGIVWTASGTEAIHLAVLGSARAAVRRGDPRRHVVTSAVEHSAVLGACERLHDEHGFDLTVVDATASGEVDAEAVIAALRPDTLAVHLQHANHEVGAIQPTHEVGVACRERGALLHVDACQTVGQLGVTLGQLGADLLSASAVKFGGPSGVGLLAIGERGRVRALLDGDDRQRRRRSGLEPVPAIAASAVALAVATANLDTERSHRELLRRRLRELLPRRVADLQVHGPLADAHPGIVAVSALYVEGEALVTELDAAGFAVHSGSSCATTSGEPSHVLVAMGALTHGHVRVSVGPSNSEDDIEAFVEAFVETVTRLRETAGVGR